The Gemmatimonadota bacterium DNA segment ACGCCCAGTACGTCGTCACGCCGTTCTACGACTCCATGCTGGCGAAGCTCGTCGTCTGGGGAAAGGACCGGGAAGAGGCGATGACGCGGACCGAGCGAGCCCTGGACGAGTTCATCGTCGAAGGCATAAACACGACGATACCGTTCCACCAGTTCATGTTGAAGCACCCCACCTTCCGTTCCGGGAAGGCGGACACGGCTTTCGTTGAATCCCTGAGTTCCCTGAGTTGACGAACCGACCGGTGGCGGCGGCCCGCATCGGACCTAGGCGCCGGAGAAAGGAACGCATGAACACGCCCTCAGATCTCCGCTATTCGACTGAACACGAGTGGGTGCGCCTGGAGGGCGACATCGCCACCGTCGGCATCACGGACTTCGCGCAGTCCGAACTGGGTGACATCGTCTTCGTGGAACTGCCTTCGGAAGGCGACCCCGTGGCCGAGATGGGCGTCTTCGGGGCGGTGGAAGCCGTGAAGACCGTGTCGGACCTCTACAGTCCCATGGGCGGGACCGTGACGGAGGTCAACGACGACCTGGAAGACAACCCCGAGGCGGTCAACCAGGACCCCTACGGCGACGGATGGATGATCAGGCTGAAGGTGGACGACGCGGGCGCCTTCACCAGCCTGATGACCGCCGCCGATTACCGCTCCTTCACCGGCGCCTGAGGGACCGCCGATTACCGCTCCTTCACCGGCGCCTGAGGGGCCGGCTCCAGCGGAGTATCCATGACGTACATTCCCAACACCGATGCCGACCGGCGTGCGATGATGGCCGCCATCGGCATCGAGTCGGTCGAAGAACTGTTGGCCGGCATCCCCCGTGACGTTCGCCTCGACGCCCCGCTGGATCTCCCGCCGGCCCTGTCCGAACTCGAACTCCACGATACGATGGGCGAGATGGCCGCCCGGAACGCCTCGGCCGACCGGATGGCGTCCTTCGTGGGCGGCGGCATGTACGATCATTTCGTTCCAAGCGCCGTCGGCCACCTGGCCGGCCGCTCGGAATTCCTGACTTCCTACACGCCCTACCAGCCGGAGGTGAGCCAGGGGACGCTCCAGGGCATCTACGAATTCCAGACGATGATCTGCGAACTTACGGGCCTGGACGTGGCCAACGCTTCCATGTACGACGGCGCCTCGGCGACAGCGGAGGCGGCCATGCTGGCCCGGTCGGCGACGGGGCGCAGCCGCGTGCTCCTGGCGGGCGGCCTGCACCCCCATTACGCCGAAACCGTATACACTTACGCCCACGGTCCGGGCATCGAGGTGGAGACGCT contains these protein-coding regions:
- the gcvH gene encoding glycine cleavage system protein GcvH codes for the protein MNTPSDLRYSTEHEWVRLEGDIATVGITDFAQSELGDIVFVELPSEGDPVAEMGVFGAVEAVKTVSDLYSPMGGTVTEVNDDLEDNPEAVNQDPYGDGWMIRLKVDDAGAFTSLMTAADYRSFTGA